GTCACGGGGCCGCCCGCAGCGCCCGGTCGATCAAGGAGGCGATCTGGTCCCGCCGGATCGGCCGGGCGGGCAGGTAGAGGCCGCTGCCGTCACCCCGCGTCACGTCGTGGTCGGCGAGGCTGTTGATCGCCTGTTCGTGCACGTTGCCGGCCACGTCGGAGAAGTGGCTGGTGCCGCTGGCGCTGAAATCCAGCCCCTGGTAGAGGAACGTCGCCATCTGGTCGCGACGGACCTCGCGGTCGGGGTAGAACCTGCCGGCGTCGCCCTTGACGATCCCGTGCTCGTACAGTGCGTGGATGCCATCGGCGTGGGTGTGGCTTGCCGGGACGTCGGTGAAGTGCCCGCTGTCCTGTGCCGTCAGCTCGAGGGCGCGGGCGGTCATGGTGGCCATCTGCCCACGGGTGACCCGCCCGCTCGGGCAGAACTGCCCGTCCGCGCACCCGTTGACCACGCCACGTTCGTGCAGGCGCAGGATGGCCTCGCGGTGCACCGAGTCGCCGAGGTCGCAGAACGCGTCCTCGCAAGGTTCCACGAGCTCGACGGTGGTCGTGGCGGTGCGCCGGCCGTCGCTGGAGACCGCGACGGTGTGCGCGCCGCCGCCCAGGTCCGATCCCCCGGACCACCGCGCGCTGACCGCGGTGCCGGACCCCGACGCGGTGTGCACCACCCGGTCGTCGGGATCGGTCACGGTCACCGCCCAGTCCCCACCGGGCCGCAGGCCGGCCGAGAGGCCCACCTCGGCCGCCAGCCGGCCGCTGCGCACGTCGACCGTCGAGGGGCTCGCGGCCGGGGCGAGGATCACCCCGCCCGCCTGGTCCTGCAGCTCGGCCACCGCCGTGCGGTACCCGCTGAGCTGGCTTGAGATGCGGTCGCCCGGGCAGGCCGTCTGTCCCACGTCGCTATGGCCGACCAGCGTGGGTCGCGTGGTGTCGTTCATGTCGACGCTGGCTTCGACGTCGATGGCGTGGACGTCGAACTTCCAGGCCAGGACCGCGAGCAGGGACGCCTGCGCCGCGGAGGGCAGCGTGCCCGCGCCGCCCGAGACGCCCGCACACGCGCGCGTGTCGAAGCACCCCATCACCGACACGCCAAAGGTGCCGGTGTTCCAGCCGCCGGAATGCGCGCCGATGACGGCCGATTCGAGCCCACCCTTGCGACCCTCGTACACCGTGCCGAACCGGTCGATCAGCAGGTTGTAGCCGATGTCGTCCCACCCGTTGCTGACCGTGTGGTACCGGTAGATGGCCCGGACGACACCGGGGGCCTCCGCCTTCGTGTAGGTGTTCGGCGTGGCGGTGTGGTGGACCACACCCATCCGCGCCCGTGAGGCGTATCGGGGGTCGCCCTTGCGCAGGGACTCGTCCGCACCCCACTCCTGCCGGGTCACGATGTCGGGCTGCCCGGGCGCGGCGGCAGCCGGCGCAGGGTCCGGGCGCCACGCCGCCCGGAACGCGTCGCCGGCCCGCTCCATCCACGACCGCGACAGGCCCAGCGAGTCGATCAGGTCCACCCCGACGTCCTCGGTCCTGCCGTTCAGCACGCGCAGCTGCAACCAGGTCGCCTCCCCGACCCAGTACCCGGCGCTACGGCGGCCGGCCTCGGCGGCGGCCGCGGCCTCCTCGGTGCCGGGATCGGGACCGTCGGTCTCACCCAGGCCTGGCGCCCATTGCCACGCCGACCACTGCTCGCCGTCGGCGGAGGTGCGGAAGCCCACCTCGGCGTCATCGGGGATCTCGAAGCCGACCATGGTGAACGGCATCGGCGTCCGCACCGCGCGGGAACGCAGGGCTGCCGCACCGGCGACGCCTTCGGCGTGCCCGCCGACGGACGCCTGGCTGACGCCGTCGTCGCGGTGCCGGAGCGCCCGGAGGCGGTCTCGGACGTCGGCGGCATCCTCGCCCGCGGGCACGCCGTCCATCCGCTCCCCCACCGTGGGCGAGACGACCTCCCCGCCCGCGGCGGGTACCCCCAGACCGCTCAGGAGGAGCCCAAAGGCAAGGACCACGACGACAGCGGAACGGGCGACCACGCGGACTCCAGCAAGCCGGCCGGAGACTGACGGACCCGCCACGGCGACGGGGCGCAGACCCC
The genomic region above belongs to Egibacteraceae bacterium and contains:
- a CDS encoding S-layer homology domain-containing protein, which encodes MVARSAVVVVLAFGLLLSGLGVPAAGGEVVSPTVGERMDGVPAGEDAADVRDRLRALRHRDDGVSQASVGGHAEGVAGAAALRSRAVRTPMPFTMVGFEIPDDAEVGFRTSADGEQWSAWQWAPGLGETDGPDPGTEEAAAAAEAGRRSAGYWVGEATWLQLRVLNGRTEDVGVDLIDSLGLSRSWMERAGDAFRAAWRPDPAPAAAAPGQPDIVTRQEWGADESLRKGDPRYASRARMGVVHHTATPNTYTKAEAPGVVRAIYRYHTVSNGWDDIGYNLLIDRFGTVYEGRKGGLESAVIGAHSGGWNTGTFGVSVMGCFDTRACAGVSGGAGTLPSAAQASLLAVLAWKFDVHAIDVEASVDMNDTTRPTLVGHSDVGQTACPGDRISSQLSGYRTAVAELQDQAGGVILAPAASPSTVDVRSGRLAAEVGLSAGLRPGGDWAVTVTDPDDRVVHTASGSGTAVSARWSGGSDLGGGAHTVAVSSDGRRTATTTVELVEPCEDAFCDLGDSVHREAILRLHERGVVNGCADGQFCPSGRVTRGQMATMTARALELTAQDSGHFTDVPASHTHADGIHALYEHGIVKGDAGRFYPDREVRRDQMATFLYQGLDFSASGTSHFSDVAGNVHEQAINSLADHDVTRGDGSGLYLPARPIRRDQIASLIDRALRAAP